One stretch of Natronolimnobius baerhuensis DNA includes these proteins:
- a CDS encoding aspartate aminotransferase family protein encodes MSDHDFVSGSKPIGLERGEGVSLYTADGTDYLDAGASFACTPLGHSHPAVVDAVTEQVGNLTFVDSSFPVQSREDAYASLVAATPDGLDQAWFCNSGTESNEAALKFARSATGNSKIIAATRSFHGRTMGSLAATWKDKYKEPFEPLAGDVEFVPYGDSEELAAAVDDETAAVILEPIQGEGGINVPPQGYLETAREVTDEADAALIFDEVQTGMGRTGSMWACENVGVTPDILTTAKGLGNGLPVGAVAVADWIADGAASHNATFSGGPVVAAAVHATISTLVEEEWPTHAAEMGDYLTSELEDALGDEVREIRGEGLLIGLELKRGANRVARDLAINHQILALPAGRTVLRLLPPLVIDESEADQIVAALTEIIAPDAAEAES; translated from the coding sequence ATGAGCGACCACGATTTCGTCTCCGGCAGCAAGCCGATCGGTCTCGAGCGCGGCGAGGGCGTCTCGCTCTATACCGCGGACGGAACGGACTACCTCGACGCGGGCGCGAGTTTCGCGTGCACGCCGCTCGGGCACTCCCACCCTGCCGTTGTCGACGCTGTCACAGAGCAAGTCGGAAATCTGACGTTCGTCGATTCCTCGTTCCCCGTCCAGTCCCGAGAGGACGCCTACGCCTCGCTCGTGGCGGCGACACCCGACGGACTGGATCAGGCCTGGTTCTGTAACTCCGGAACCGAATCCAACGAGGCCGCACTGAAATTCGCCCGCTCGGCCACAGGAAATTCGAAGATCATCGCAGCGACCCGCTCGTTCCACGGCCGAACGATGGGATCGCTCGCGGCCACTTGGAAAGACAAGTACAAGGAGCCGTTCGAACCCCTCGCCGGCGACGTGGAGTTCGTCCCCTACGGCGATAGCGAGGAACTCGCGGCCGCCGTGGACGACGAGACCGCGGCCGTGATCTTAGAGCCGATTCAGGGCGAAGGCGGGATCAACGTGCCCCCGCAGGGCTACCTCGAGACCGCTCGCGAGGTCACCGACGAGGCCGACGCGGCGCTCATCTTCGACGAGGTCCAGACCGGCATGGGCCGCACGGGCTCGATGTGGGCCTGCGAAAACGTGGGCGTCACGCCCGATATCCTCACGACCGCGAAGGGCCTCGGTAACGGCCTGCCCGTCGGTGCCGTCGCCGTCGCGGACTGGATCGCAGACGGCGCGGCCTCGCACAACGCCACGTTCAGCGGCGGCCCCGTCGTTGCCGCGGCCGTCCACGCGACCATCTCGACGCTCGTCGAGGAAGAATGGCCCACCCACGCCGCCGAGATGGGCGACTATCTCACCAGTGAACTCGAGGATGCCCTCGGCGACGAGGTCCGCGAGATTCGCGGCGAGGGACTGCTGATCGGCCTCGAGTTGAAACGCGGGGCAAACCGCGTCGCTCGAGATCTGGCGATCAATCACCAGATTCTGGCGCTGCCGGCGGGTCGGACCGTCCTGCGCCTGCTGCCGCCGCTTGTAATCGACGAGTCG
- a CDS encoding acetylglutamate/acetylaminoadipate kinase produces MTVVVKIGGARAVDPEGALSDVAALVAEGEDVVLTHGGSTAVDETLEELGEEPTYVETPGGVVGRFTDEDTMDVFKMVMPGKLNTDLVESLQNLDVNAVGLSGTDGKLLEGKRKSAVRVKEDGKKKIKRGDHSGKIESVNADLLETVLAGGYTPVVSVPMLGKEKEGGYTAVNADADRAAAAIAGALEADLVVLTDVSGIYEDPDDESTKIDSAATPAEFEGVKDAAEGFMTKKVMAAEEALEGGASSVIVASANADAPITSALEGEGTTLEPGVLDAENAATEVDQ; encoded by the coding sequence ATGACGGTAGTAGTGAAAATCGGCGGCGCACGCGCCGTCGACCCCGAAGGAGCACTCAGCGACGTTGCAGCACTCGTCGCCGAGGGCGAAGATGTCGTCCTCACCCACGGCGGCTCGACCGCCGTCGACGAGACCTTAGAGGAACTCGGCGAAGAGCCGACCTACGTCGAGACGCCCGGCGGCGTCGTCGGCCGGTTCACCGACGAGGACACCATGGACGTGTTCAAGATGGTGATGCCGGGCAAGCTCAACACGGACCTCGTCGAGAGCCTGCAGAACCTCGACGTGAACGCGGTCGGCCTCTCGGGTACTGACGGAAAGTTGCTCGAGGGCAAGCGCAAGTCCGCCGTCCGCGTCAAAGAGGATGGCAAGAAGAAGATCAAACGTGGCGATCACTCGGGCAAGATCGAATCGGTCAACGCCGACCTGCTCGAGACCGTCCTCGCGGGTGGCTACACGCCTGTCGTCTCCGTCCCGATGCTGGGCAAGGAGAAGGAAGGCGGCTATACGGCAGTTAACGCCGACGCCGACCGCGCCGCGGCCGCAATTGCGGGCGCACTCGAGGCAGACCTCGTCGTCCTCACGGACGTGTCGGGGATCTACGAAGACCCCGACGACGAGTCGACGAAGATCGATTCGGCTGCGACCCCTGCAGAGTTCGAGGGCGTCAAAGACGCCGCTGAAGGGTTCATGACGAAGAAGGTCATGGCCGCCGAAGAGGCACTCGAGGGCGGGGCCTCGTCCGTTATCGTCGCGTCGGCGAACGCGGACGCACCGATCACGAGCGCACTCGAGGGCGAGGGCACGACGCTCGAGCCCGGCGTCTTGGACGCTGAAAACGCAGCGACGGAGGTCGACCAATGA
- the argC gene encoding N-acetyl-gamma-glutamyl-phosphate reductase gives MAIGATDESADTVTATVIGGSGFTGGELLRLLAGHPNVEIAEVTSRSKAGKSVGSVHPPLRGMDLRFTEPEDLESVDVLFAATPHGVSMGQVDDFFDIADTVVDLSADFRLNTEEQYDEWYDGHSAPEYLEKAEYALPEINRENLAGADLIAGGGCNATATILGLYPLFEHGILEGGEQVVVDVKVGSSEGGAGGGEASSHPERSGVVRPYAPTGHRHEAEIEQFLGTSVAFTCHAVDMIRGASATSHVFPSGPVSKGDLWKAYRGCYEDEPFVRMAAGGSGVYRYPEPKAVAGTNLAEVGFELDPSNKRIVVFSAIDNMMKGSAGQAVHAANIALGLEETAGLEFTGLHPVGAP, from the coding sequence ATGGCGATTGGAGCAACCGACGAGAGCGCCGACACCGTCACCGCGACGGTCATCGGCGGCTCGGGTTTTACGGGCGGCGAACTACTTCGCCTGCTCGCTGGGCACCCGAACGTCGAAATCGCCGAGGTCACGAGCCGGTCGAAAGCCGGCAAGAGCGTCGGCTCTGTCCACCCGCCGCTTCGCGGCATGGACCTTCGGTTTACGGAACCCGAGGATCTCGAGAGCGTCGACGTGCTGTTCGCGGCGACGCCACACGGCGTCTCGATGGGACAGGTCGACGACTTTTTCGACATCGCTGACACCGTCGTCGACCTCTCGGCTGACTTCCGCCTCAATACAGAGGAGCAGTACGACGAGTGGTACGACGGCCACAGCGCGCCGGAATACTTAGAGAAGGCCGAGTACGCACTCCCCGAGATCAACCGCGAAAACCTCGCGGGCGCAGACCTCATCGCCGGCGGCGGCTGTAACGCCACCGCGACGATTCTGGGGCTGTACCCGCTGTTCGAGCACGGGATTCTCGAGGGGGGAGAACAGGTCGTCGTCGACGTGAAAGTCGGCTCCTCCGAAGGCGGGGCCGGCGGCGGCGAGGCCTCGAGTCATCCCGAACGCTCGGGCGTCGTTCGTCCCTACGCGCCGACGGGCCACCGCCACGAGGCCGAGATCGAGCAGTTCCTCGGCACCTCGGTGGCCTTTACCTGCCACGCCGTGGACATGATCCGCGGTGCGAGCGCGACGAGTCACGTCTTCCCATCGGGACCAGTCTCGAAGGGCGACCTCTGGAAAGCGTATCGCGGCTGCTACGAGGACGAGCCGTTCGTCCGCATGGCCGCCGGTGGCTCCGGCGTCTATCGATATCCGGAACCCAAAGCGGTTGCCGGAACGAACCTCGCCGAAGTCGGCTTCGAACTCGACCCATCGAACAAACGCATCGTCGTCTTCTCGGCCATCGATAACATGATGAAAGGCTCGGCGGGACAGGCCGTCCACGCCGCCAACATCGCGCTCGGGCTCGAGGAGACGGCCGGACTCGAGTTTACGGGACTACACCCCGTGGGGGCACCATGA
- the lysX gene encoding lysine biosynthesis protein LysX translates to MQVGILYSRIRKDEKLLLNELRERDHEVEKIDVRKQTFDISEAPEAFADLDIVVDRCLATSRSLYATQFFEAYGIPVINSHETADICADKVKNSLALEQAGVPTPATKVAFTKETAMDAIEEFGYPCVLKPVVGSWGRLMAKIDSPDAAEAILEHKATLGHYEHKVFYVQEFVDKPGQDIRVLATDGEPIAGMVRSSDHWITNAAKGAETDVFEPDEEAKALVQKASDAVGGGLLGIDLMETEDGYTVHEVNHTVEFKALDGAVETDIAGTVVDWLEQKAAAAADDELEVSA, encoded by the coding sequence TTGCAAGTAGGAATACTCTACTCCCGTATTCGCAAGGACGAGAAGCTGCTGTTGAACGAGCTTCGCGAGCGCGATCACGAGGTCGAAAAGATCGACGTTCGCAAACAGACGTTCGACATTAGCGAGGCCCCCGAGGCGTTCGCGGACCTCGACATCGTCGTGGACCGCTGTCTCGCCACCAGCCGGAGCCTGTACGCCACGCAGTTCTTCGAGGCGTACGGCATCCCGGTGATCAACAGCCACGAGACCGCGGATATCTGCGCCGATAAAGTCAAAAACAGCCTCGCACTCGAGCAGGCTGGCGTACCCACGCCCGCGACGAAAGTCGCCTTTACGAAAGAGACCGCGATGGACGCCATCGAGGAGTTTGGCTATCCGTGCGTCCTCAAACCCGTCGTGGGATCGTGGGGTCGCCTGATGGCGAAAATCGACTCGCCCGACGCCGCAGAGGCCATTCTCGAGCACAAGGCGACCCTTGGCCACTACGAGCACAAGGTGTTCTACGTCCAGGAGTTCGTCGACAAACCCGGACAGGATATTCGCGTGCTCGCGACCGACGGCGAGCCAATCGCCGGCATGGTCCGCTCCTCGGATCACTGGATCACCAACGCAGCGAAGGGTGCAGAGACTGATGTCTTCGAACCCGACGAGGAAGCGAAAGCGCTGGTACAGAAGGCCAGCGACGCCGTCGGCGGCGGTCTGCTCGGTATCGACCTGATGGAGACCGAGGATGGCTATACGGTTCACGAAGTCAACCACACGGTCGAGTTCAAGGCCCTCGACGGGGCCGTCGAGACCGACATCGCCGGCACCGTCGTCGACTGGCTCGAGCAGAAGGCCGCTGCTGCGGCCGACGACGAACTCGAGGTGAGCGCCTGA
- the lysW gene encoding lysine biosynthesis protein LysW — MTECVECGAEVSLHDDLEVGEIVDCTTCGAELEVVDTEPPVLERAPELEEDWGE; from the coding sequence ATGACCGAATGCGTCGAGTGTGGGGCAGAAGTGTCCCTGCACGACGATCTGGAAGTTGGAGAGATCGTTGACTGTACCACGTGCGGAGCCGAACTGGAAGTCGTCGACACCGAGCCGCCAGTCCTCGAGCGAGCCCCGGAGCTCGAAGAGGACTGGGGTGAGTAA
- the argH gene encoding argininosuccinate lyase has translation MTEESTHDGDDEPALETDGSGDAGSDSVVRRDRFSGGPARSFLSSLAADRRIFEADLEVDRAHVVMLAEQGIIDAETAGEVLTALDTIEVDGHENLPDGEDVHEAIETAVIERIGDDGGKMHTARSRNDEVATCIRYRLREDILEAIETTLALREALLEVADSHTETVMPGYTHLQPAQPITVAHWALSYEGAVRRDTARLLAAYDRINESPLGGAAFAGTTFDIDRERTAELLGFDSVVENSMDASSSRDFLLETTQALSTHATTLSGIAEDVIIFANRGFVDLNDNYASTSSIMPQKKNPDTLELVRAVAGDAAGSVQGLTTTLKGLPRAYNRDLQRATTHAWDIVDAVTDASEVAAGAVATADWNEEALAAEAGEGFSTATGVADLLAANGLPFRTAHEMVAVAAENGADYDALEAAAQDVLGDSLESFVDPAAVEDALDPVESVASRDSQGGPAPDAVADQLESGRDALAADEAMLEETAGALEDTHEALRSEVTEYV, from the coding sequence ATGACCGAGGAGAGCACTCACGACGGTGACGACGAACCGGCGCTCGAAACCGACGGCAGCGGCGACGCAGGAAGCGACAGCGTCGTCCGACGAGACCGCTTCAGCGGCGGCCCAGCCCGGAGTTTCCTCTCCTCGCTTGCAGCCGACCGGCGAATCTTCGAGGCCGATCTCGAGGTTGATCGCGCACACGTCGTGATGCTCGCCGAGCAGGGGATTATCGACGCCGAGACGGCGGGTGAGGTCCTCACCGCTCTCGATACGATAGAAGTCGACGGCCACGAGAACCTGCCGGACGGCGAGGACGTCCACGAGGCCATCGAAACGGCCGTCATCGAACGCATCGGCGACGACGGCGGCAAGATGCACACCGCGCGCTCGCGTAACGACGAAGTCGCAACCTGCATCCGCTATCGCCTGCGCGAGGACATCCTCGAGGCAATCGAGACGACGCTCGCACTGCGCGAGGCGCTGCTCGAGGTGGCCGATTCGCACACCGAGACGGTGATGCCCGGCTACACCCACCTCCAGCCCGCCCAGCCGATTACGGTCGCCCACTGGGCGCTCTCGTATGAGGGGGCCGTGCGTCGTGATACGGCGCGCTTGCTTGCCGCTTACGACCGGATCAACGAATCGCCACTCGGCGGAGCAGCCTTCGCCGGCACCACGTTCGACATCGACCGCGAACGCACCGCCGAGTTGCTTGGCTTCGACAGTGTGGTGGAAAACTCGATGGACGCCTCCTCGAGCAGGGACTTCCTGCTCGAGACGACCCAGGCGCTGTCGACGCACGCGACGACCCTGTCGGGGATCGCAGAAGACGTAATCATCTTCGCGAATCGCGGCTTCGTCGACCTCAACGACAATTATGCCTCGACCTCGTCGATCATGCCCCAGAAGAAAAATCCCGATACGCTCGAGTTAGTTCGCGCAGTCGCGGGTGACGCTGCGGGGAGCGTTCAAGGACTGACGACGACGCTCAAGGGACTCCCGCGTGCGTACAACCGCGACTTGCAGCGTGCGACGACCCACGCCTGGGACATCGTAGATGCAGTCACCGACGCGAGCGAAGTCGCCGCAGGCGCGGTCGCAACCGCCGACTGGAACGAGGAGGCACTTGCTGCCGAGGCCGGCGAAGGGTTCTCTACCGCAACCGGCGTCGCGGACCTGCTTGCGGCAAACGGCCTTCCGTTCCGCACAGCCCACGAAATGGTGGCTGTTGCTGCTGAAAATGGCGCGGACTACGACGCCCTCGAGGCCGCTGCCCAGGACGTTCTCGGTGACTCCCTCGAGTCGTTCGTCGACCCCGCAGCGGTCGAAGACGCACTCGATCCCGTCGAAAGCGTCGCGAGTCGCGACTCTCAGGGCGGCCCGGCACCCGACGCCGTTGCCGACCAACTCGAGTCAGGGCGCGACGCGTTGGCAGCCGACGAGGCGATGCTCGAGGAGACAGCCGGCGCGCTCGAGGACACCCACGAGGCGCTGCGTTCGGAGGTGACCGAGTATGTGTGA
- a CDS encoding argininosuccinate synthase has product MTRVALAFSGGLDTTVCVPLLEEEYGYDEVIGVTVDVGQPAEEFDEAEETAEALDLEHYVVDAKEEFADLCFDSVRANATYQGYPLGTALARPVIAKAILEVAEEQDCTGIAHGCTGKGNDQLRFEAVWRDSDLEVIAPVRELGLTREWEQEYADERDLPVEGGSGGDWSIDTNLWSRSVEGDDLEDPSYVPPEDIYDWTDAPTGESEEIEIEFEQGYPVAVNGEEYEPIELIEHLNEVAGAYGVGRTDSMEDRMLGLKVRENYEHPAATTLLNAHEALEGLVLTQEEREFKQLIDQKWSKKGYEGLVDAPLVSALEGFIADTQKRVSGTVTIRFEGGQARPVARDSNYAAYSAEHASFDTETVGKITQEDATGVAKYHGFQRRLANEAIAANADEEVEVATDGSGDASEASGSSSDVSDVGTDDE; this is encoded by the coding sequence ATGACCCGCGTGGCACTTGCGTTCTCGGGCGGCCTTGACACGACTGTCTGTGTTCCGCTGCTCGAAGAGGAGTATGGATATGATGAGGTTATCGGCGTTACCGTCGACGTCGGCCAGCCGGCCGAAGAGTTCGACGAAGCAGAAGAAACCGCCGAGGCCCTCGATCTTGAACACTACGTCGTCGACGCGAAAGAGGAATTTGCGGATCTCTGTTTCGATAGCGTCCGAGCGAACGCGACGTACCAGGGCTACCCCCTCGGGACGGCACTCGCTCGCCCCGTCATCGCGAAAGCGATTCTCGAGGTCGCCGAAGAACAGGACTGTACTGGCATTGCCCACGGCTGTACGGGCAAAGGTAACGACCAACTTCGTTTCGAGGCCGTCTGGCGCGACTCCGATCTGGAAGTCATCGCGCCCGTGCGTGAACTCGGCCTCACCCGCGAGTGGGAACAGGAGTACGCCGACGAGCGCGACCTACCAGTTGAAGGCGGCAGCGGCGGCGACTGGTCGATCGACACCAACCTCTGGAGTCGCTCCGTCGAAGGCGACGATCTCGAGGACCCGAGCTACGTCCCGCCGGAGGACATCTACGACTGGACCGACGCACCAACCGGCGAAAGCGAAGAGATCGAAATCGAGTTCGAGCAGGGCTATCCCGTCGCTGTCAACGGCGAGGAGTACGAGCCTATCGAGCTTATCGAGCACCTGAACGAGGTCGCCGGTGCCTACGGCGTTGGCCGCACCGACTCGATGGAAGACCGCATGCTCGGCCTGAAAGTTCGCGAGAACTACGAGCACCCAGCCGCAACAACGTTGCTCAACGCCCACGAAGCACTCGAGGGCCTCGTCCTCACGCAAGAGGAACGCGAGTTCAAACAGCTCATCGACCAGAAGTGGTCGAAGAAAGGCTACGAAGGCCTCGTCGACGCGCCACTCGTGAGCGCACTCGAGGGCTTCATCGCTGACACCCAAAAACGCGTCAGTGGCACCGTGACGATCCGCTTCGAAGGCGGCCAGGCCCGTCCGGTTGCACGCGACAGCAACTATGCGGCCTACTCGGCCGAGCACGCTTCCTTCGACACCGAGACGGTTGGCAAGATCACCCAGGAAGACGCAACCGGCGTCGCGAAGTACCACGGCTTCCAGCGCCGTCTCGCGAACGAGGCGATTGCGGCGAACGCGGACGAGGAGGTTGAGGTCGCAACGGACGGGAGCGGTGACGCGAGCGAAGCGAGCGGATCCTCGTCGGACGTGTCCGACGTAGGAACGGACGACGAGTAA
- a CDS encoding helix-turn-helix transcriptional regulator, whose product MEGKGLRALLCVLVVVLAGCSLAVMPVVAAEPVDTGPGAPAQGDISLGQIQDETENGNAVPDDQTGSDRLTDASEIHIVVSVHENHSATFEVDYRFENNSESNWETLRDDIETNTEEYAEAERSAWNNTKAEGENATEREMEIRDLSIETDTSSAPQDLGHVKISFEWTAFAYGELNRLEVDESLTGMTLMQDTTMQLFPPAGYVISNGDEDTEDDTDEATAESVFWHGDEVDFASDPPTVVMIENGNTNEAETEPESPDPDPEPNPAMPWLIVAAALVLLVVVAAVGWWLRDTGIVGPTEVTQPEETAASGPEAQPDPAKSVTEPPPELLSNEERVLRLLEQRGGRIKQQEVVSQLDWTEAKTSQVVSGLREDDDIEVFRIGRENVLSLPDGDEQATGDATSPGTTESETDDTNGDDTGTDE is encoded by the coding sequence ATGGAGGGGAAGGGGCTTCGAGCCCTGCTTTGCGTGCTTGTGGTTGTGCTTGCGGGGTGTTCACTCGCGGTCATGCCGGTCGTCGCGGCAGAGCCAGTGGACACTGGACCAGGAGCACCTGCTCAAGGCGATATCTCGCTAGGACAGATACAAGACGAAACAGAAAATGGCAACGCAGTCCCTGACGACCAGACCGGGAGTGATCGGCTCACCGATGCCAGCGAGATCCATATCGTCGTATCCGTTCACGAGAACCACTCGGCGACGTTCGAGGTCGATTACCGATTCGAGAACAACTCCGAGTCGAACTGGGAGACGCTCCGTGACGATATCGAGACGAACACTGAGGAGTACGCCGAGGCAGAGCGAAGCGCCTGGAACAACACGAAAGCAGAAGGCGAGAACGCGACAGAGCGAGAGATGGAGATCAGAGATCTCTCGATTGAGACGGATACCAGTTCCGCACCACAGGACCTGGGTCACGTCAAAATCTCGTTCGAGTGGACCGCATTCGCCTACGGCGAACTCAACCGCCTCGAGGTCGACGAGTCGCTGACGGGCATGACGCTCATGCAGGATACGACGATGCAGTTGTTCCCGCCTGCGGGGTACGTCATCAGTAACGGCGACGAAGACACCGAGGACGACACCGACGAAGCAACTGCAGAAAGCGTCTTCTGGCACGGCGATGAAGTCGATTTCGCCAGTGATCCACCAACCGTCGTCATGATCGAGAACGGCAATACGAACGAGGCTGAGACGGAACCGGAATCGCCCGATCCTGACCCCGAACCCAATCCAGCCATGCCATGGCTGATCGTCGCCGCTGCGCTGGTACTGCTCGTCGTTGTCGCCGCTGTCGGCTGGTGGCTCAGAGACACGGGCATTGTCGGCCCCACAGAGGTGACACAACCGGAAGAAACAGCCGCGTCAGGGCCAGAGGCACAGCCCGATCCCGCCAAATCCGTCACCGAACCACCACCGGAACTGCTGAGCAACGAAGAACGCGTCCTCCGACTGCTCGAGCAGCGTGGCGGTCGGATCAAACAACAGGAAGTGGTCTCGCAACTCGACTGGACTGAGGCCAAGACGAGTCAGGTCGTCAGCGGACTGCGCGAAGACGACGACATCGAGGTCTTCCGAATCGGTCGCGAGAACGTGCTTTCGCTTCCCGACGGCGATGAGCAGGCGACTGGAGACGCAACGTCACCCGGGACGACCGAGTCCGAGACAGACGACACGAACGGCGACGACACCGGGACCGACGAGTGA
- a CDS encoding DUF7554 family protein, translated as MNDTRAELEVETLLKIVLGLIAVLLVLEIISMAFAIVSMLIPVILLVMAVLIVLWLLDRI; from the coding sequence ATGAACGATACGCGCGCCGAACTCGAGGTCGAAACGCTCCTGAAGATCGTCCTCGGGCTGATCGCGGTGTTGCTCGTCCTCGAGATCATCTCGATGGCCTTTGCCATCGTCAGCATGCTCATCCCCGTCATCTTGCTGGTGATGGCGGTCCTCATCGTGTTGTGGCTGCTTGACCGTATCTAA
- a CDS encoding 2'-5' RNA ligase family protein produces the protein MYSVTVPIPGRVRQLAHELHPDLLGFETIREEHSCLLKRLGDVDHVSQLQHRTTRALEGTSAVDAEITGIDYFEDPPLGAAPVVYLAVESPGLEALHADLTETFAPIEGLEGEDYVPHVTLARGGDVTTAKRLADREIEPMSWTVDALEFWNGATKLPVSRVSLSA, from the coding sequence GTGTACAGCGTCACCGTACCGATCCCCGGTCGCGTCCGCCAGCTTGCACACGAGCTTCACCCGGACCTGCTCGGGTTCGAGACCATCCGCGAGGAGCATTCGTGTCTGCTCAAACGGCTTGGCGACGTCGACCACGTCTCCCAGTTACAGCATCGAACCACCCGCGCACTCGAGGGTACATCCGCTGTCGACGCCGAAATTACTGGTATCGACTACTTCGAAGACCCGCCACTCGGCGCTGCTCCCGTCGTCTACCTCGCCGTCGAGAGTCCCGGCCTCGAGGCGCTTCATGCGGACCTTACCGAGACGTTCGCGCCCATCGAAGGTCTCGAGGGCGAGGATTACGTCCCCCACGTCACCCTCGCGCGCGGTGGTGACGTGACGACCGCAAAGCGTCTCGCTGACCGCGAGATCGAGCCGATGTCGTGGACGGTCGACGCACTCGAGTTCTGGAACGGAGCTACGAAGTTGCCAGTGAGTCGGGTGTCGTTGTCAGCGTAG